The Neisseria sicca genome includes a window with the following:
- a CDS encoding DUF5677 domain-containing protein → MESCNNQESNDLFDNSIMQLQKIAEDIVVLDYKFNCLELDMYDTTNYTSKLFIERQFEQLRAMLALKDNESHILIARSMFEGAVYLGCFVQNKELSDDWRNYSLVIDKGRLDELSDKSSVPKEVINLLNENKDIIESFKNKKGKFYNSWTKGKTIKELAEIAQLDSFYKNYYSSMSDYHHWGTKSFGIRYKYNDKQTGVEKLDTAEIRRDSFSAWCMSISSILSALKILSIKSNNDELKKIISKLEGELHNIPGTVSTNINYSCNNS, encoded by the coding sequence ATGGAAAGTTGCAATAATCAAGAAAGTAATGATTTATTTGATAACTCTATTATGCAATTACAGAAAATTGCAGAAGACATAGTAGTATTAGATTATAAATTTAACTGTCTAGAATTAGATATGTATGACACTACAAATTACACATCAAAACTATTTATAGAAAGGCAATTTGAACAACTTCGAGCAATGCTTGCATTAAAGGATAATGAAAGCCATATTTTAATTGCTAGAAGTATGTTCGAAGGGGCTGTTTATTTAGGATGTTTTGTTCAAAATAAAGAATTATCAGATGATTGGAGGAATTATAGCTTGGTGATAGATAAAGGAAGACTAGATGAGCTTTCTGATAAATCTTCTGTACCTAAAGAGGTGATTAATTTATTAAATGAAAATAAGGATATTATCGAGTCTTTTAAAAATAAAAAGGGTAAATTTTATAATTCTTGGACAAAAGGTAAAACGATAAAAGAGCTGGCAGAAATTGCTCAACTGGACAGTTTTTATAAAAACTACTATTCGTCAATGTCTGATTACCATCATTGGGGAACAAAATCTTTTGGAATTCGTTATAAATATAACGACAAACAGACTGGAGTAGAAAAATTGGATACAGCCGAAATAAGACGAGATAGTTTTAGTGCTTGGTGTATGTCAATTTCATCTATTTTATCTGCATTGAAAATTCTAAGTATTAAGTCAAATAATGATGAACTTAAGAAAATTATTTCAAAGTTAGAAGGTGAGTTACATAATATTCCGGGAACAGTATCTACTAATATAAACTACAGTTGTAATAATAGTTAA
- the cas2 gene encoding CRISPR-associated endonuclease Cas2 has translation MLMLITYDISLEDAEGQARLRRVAKLCLDYGVRVQYSVFECDIAPDQWVVLKDKLLKTYNPETDSLRFYHLGSKWRRKVEHHGAKPAVDVFKDTLIV, from the coding sequence ATGCTGATGCTGATTACTTACGATATTTCGCTGGAAGACGCGGAAGGACAGGCAAGGCTGCGGCGCGTGGCGAAATTGTGTCTGGACTACGGCGTGCGCGTGCAGTATTCGGTATTCGAATGCGACATCGCACCCGACCAGTGGGTTGTTTTAAAAGACAAACTCTTGAAAACCTACAACCCCGAAACCGATAGCCTGCGCTTTTACCATCTGGGCAGCAAATGGCGGCGCAAAGTGGAACACCACGGCGCGAAACCGGCGGTGGATGTGTTTAAGGATACGTTGATTGTGTGA
- the cas1c gene encoding type I-C CRISPR-associated endonuclease Cas1c, translating into MRKLQNTLYITTQGSYLHKERETLVVEQERKKVAQLPVHSIGHIFCFGNVLVSPFLLGFCGENNVNLVFFTENGRFLGRFQGRQSGNVLLRRAQYRVSEQNPVPIARNIIAAKIQASKRVLQRQIRNYGENAAIQSAVDALNISLRQLKGAAELDVVRGIEGDAAARYFGVFGQLLSEKSGFTFDGRNRRPPRDGVNALLSFVYSILGKDISGALQGVGLDPQVGFLHADRPGRDSLAQDILEEFRAWWADRLVLSLINRGQIKPQDFVTEASGAVSLKAEARKLLFQALQAKKQEKIVHPFLGEEVEIGLLPYIQAMLLARHLRGDLAEYPPFLMR; encoded by the coding sequence ATGCGTAAACTGCAAAACACACTGTATATCACCACCCAAGGCAGCTATCTGCATAAGGAGCGGGAGACGCTGGTGGTGGAGCAGGAGCGTAAGAAGGTGGCGCAGTTGCCGGTGCATTCCATCGGGCATATTTTCTGTTTTGGTAATGTGCTGGTGTCGCCGTTTTTGCTGGGGTTTTGCGGTGAAAATAATGTAAATTTGGTGTTTTTTACCGAGAACGGACGTTTCTTAGGGCGGTTTCAGGGGCGGCAAAGCGGCAATGTGCTGCTGCGTCGGGCGCAGTATCGGGTGTCGGAGCAAAATCCTGTGCCGATTGCGCGCAATATCATTGCGGCGAAGATTCAGGCGAGTAAGCGGGTGCTTCAGCGACAGATTCGCAATTACGGCGAGAATGCGGCGATTCAAAGTGCGGTCGATGCTTTGAACATTTCGCTGCGGCAGTTGAAGGGCGCGGCGGAGCTGGACGTGGTACGCGGCATTGAGGGCGATGCGGCGGCACGTTATTTCGGCGTGTTCGGGCAGCTTTTGAGCGAAAAAAGCGGCTTTACTTTTGACGGGCGCAACCGCCGCCCGCCCAGAGACGGGGTGAACGCGCTGTTGTCGTTTGTTTACAGCATCTTGGGCAAGGACATCAGCGGCGCGCTGCAAGGCGTGGGACTAGATCCGCAGGTGGGTTTTCTGCACGCAGACAGACCGGGGCGCGACAGTTTGGCGCAGGATATTTTGGAAGAATTCCGCGCGTGGTGGGCAGACAGGCTGGTGCTGTCGCTGATTAACCGCGGGCAAATCAAACCTCAGGATTTTGTTACCGAGGCAAGTGGCGCGGTAAGCTTGAAAGCGGAGGCGCGTAAGCTGTTGTTCCAAGCTTTGCAGGCGAAAAAGCAGGAGAAAATCGTGCATCCGTTTTTGGGTGAGGAAGTGGAAATCGGGCTGCTACCGTATATTCAGGCGATGCTGCTAGCGCGGCACTTGCGCGGGGATTTGGCGGAATATCCGCCGTTTTTGATGAGATAG
- the cas7c gene encoding type I-C CRISPR-associated protein Cas7/Csd2, translated as MSAIQNRYEFVYFFDVTNGNPNGDPDAGNMPRLDPESSKGLVTDVCLKRKIRNFVEISSENEVGYEIYVKEKSVLNLQNKRAYEALGIEFEAKKLPKDEAKARDITAWMCKNFFDIRTFGAVMTTEVNSGQVRGPVQLAFAQSIDPIVPLEVSITRMAVTNEKDLEKERTMGRKYIVPYALYRVHGFISANLAAKTGFSDDDLAKLWQALQLMFEHDRSAARGEMAARKLIVFKHDSALGSQPAHKLFDAVKVERVNGESGTPASGFGDYKISVVSDGLNGVSVEELL; from the coding sequence CGTAACCAACGGCAACCCCAACGGCGATCCCGACGCGGGCAATATGCCGCGCCTTGACCCCGAATCCAGCAAAGGCTTGGTAACCGATGTTTGCTTAAAACGCAAAATCCGTAATTTTGTAGAAATCAGCAGCGAAAACGAAGTCGGTTACGAAATCTACGTCAAAGAAAAAAGCGTGCTAAACCTGCAAAACAAACGCGCTTATGAAGCGCTCGGTATTGAATTTGAAGCCAAAAAACTGCCCAAAGACGAAGCCAAAGCCCGCGACATTACCGCTTGGATGTGCAAAAACTTCTTCGATATCCGCACCTTCGGAGCTGTGATGACCACCGAAGTCAACAGCGGACAAGTGCGCGGCCCGGTGCAACTGGCGTTTGCCCAATCCATTGATCCGATTGTGCCGCTGGAGGTTTCCATCACCCGCATGGCGGTAACTAACGAAAAAGACTTGGAAAAAGAACGCACTATGGGGCGCAAATACATCGTCCCTTACGCGCTCTACCGCGTGCACGGCTTTATCTCCGCCAACCTTGCCGCCAAAACCGGTTTTTCAGACGACGACTTAGCCAAACTCTGGCAAGCCCTGCAACTGATGTTTGAGCACGACCGCTCCGCCGCCCGTGGCGAAATGGCGGCACGCAAACTGATTGTTTTTAAACACGACAGCGCACTCGGCAGCCAGCCTGCACATAAATTGTTTGACGCCGTGAAAGTCGAACGCGTAAACGGCGAATCAGGTACGCCAGCAAGCGGTTTTGGCGATTACAAAATCAGCGTGGTTTCAGACGGCCTCAATGGCGTGAGTGTGGAAGAGTTGCTTTAA
- the cas4 gene encoding CRISPR-associated protein Cas4 has protein sequence MTALSTETQGENQDARLISLSALQHYAFCPRQCALIHNEQAWAENYLTAQGKALHERVDSGEPETRKGVRFERTVHVSAEKLGISGVLDLVEVDTKTGRLKPVEYKRGKPKPDPMDEIQLCAQGLCLEEMTGQTVSEGALWYMQTRHRVLVVFSDDLRAQTLATIAAVRELLNSGQTPPPNYGKRCKACSLVEICQPELLGKRDRSVGYVEGLFKN, from the coding sequence ATGACCGCACTTTCAACCGAAACCCAAGGGGAAAATCAGGACGCGCGCCTGATTTCCCTTTCCGCCCTGCAACACTACGCCTTCTGTCCGCGTCAATGTGCGTTGATTCACAACGAGCAGGCGTGGGCGGAGAACTATTTGACCGCGCAGGGCAAGGCGCTGCATGAGCGGGTGGATTCGGGCGAGCCGGAAACGCGCAAGGGCGTGCGCTTCGAGCGGACGGTGCATGTGTCGGCGGAGAAGCTGGGCATCAGCGGCGTGTTGGATTTGGTGGAAGTGGACACGAAAACAGGTCGTCTGAAACCTGTAGAATACAAACGCGGCAAGCCCAAACCCGACCCGATGGACGAAATCCAGCTCTGCGCCCAAGGTTTGTGCTTGGAAGAAATGACGGGGCAAACCGTCTCTGAGGGTGCGCTGTGGTATATGCAAACCCGCCACCGCGTCCTCGTCGTGTTTTCAGACGACCTGCGCGCCCAAACACTCGCCACCATCGCCGCCGTGCGCGAACTTCTAAACAGCGGCCAAACCCCGCCGCCCAACTACGGCAAACGCTGCAAAGCCTGCTCACTGGTGGAGATTTGCCAGCCGGAGTTGTTGGGGAAACGGGATAGGAGCGTGGGGTATGTGGAGGGGTTGTTTAAGAACTAG